In a single window of the Anabas testudineus chromosome 17, fAnaTes1.2, whole genome shotgun sequence genome:
- the LOC113171325 gene encoding tRNA wybutosine-synthesizing protein 3 homolog — protein MAKCFSQWKKQCLNKLDCSKKGSVDQDIEHVVSQLNSCEQYFTTSSCSGRIIVIDAAPDSSDVQKRNCVWLFVTHQPCTSDDVVSAVAESTRDAVLKFEPFVLHVQCRRLEDAQLVHSVAINSGFRNSGLTIGKTGKIIMAVRSTHSLEVPLSHKGKLLVGHEYINFLTQMANQKMEENLRRIQRFYQNLQLALTTDKLQELQIPDHSRSQELQYTPNTPETEEKIKTSVYKRRRKRDQHQTDCCHGDGSDIVHELDDCLDLFT, from the exons ATGGCTAAATGCTTCAGTCAGTGGAAGAAGCAGTGTCTGAACAAGCTGGACTGCAGCAAGAAGGGCAGCGTGGACCAGGACATTGAGCATGTCGTGTCTCAGCTCAACAGCTGCGAGCAGTACTTCACCACCAGCTCCTGCTCCGGAAGAATCATCGTGATCGACGCG GCTCCAGACAGCAGTGACGTCCAGAAACGCAACTGTGTCTGGTTGTTTGTCACACACCAGCCATGCACATCGGATGACGTG GTTTCTGCTGTGGCCGAGTCCACTAGAGATGCTGTGTTGAAGTTTGAGCCGTTCGTGCTGCACGTTCAGTGCAGGAGGCTGGAGGATGCACAGCTTGTG CACTCAGTGGCCATCAACTCAGGTTTCAGGAACTCTGGTCTTACTATTGGCAAGACAGGAAAAATAATCATG GCAGTTCGTAGCACTCACAGCCTGGAGGTTCCTCTCAGCCATAAAGGAAAGCTCCTGGTTGGACATGAGTATATCAATTTCCTCACTCAGATGGCCAATCAGAAGATGGAGGAGAACCTCAGACGGATCCAAAG GTTCTACCAGAACCTTCAGTTGGCTCTGACAACAGATAAACTCCAAGAACTACAAATCCCAGATCATTCCAGATCACAGGAACTGCAGTATACCCCTAACACaccagagacagaggagaagataAAAACAAGTGTGTACAAacggaggaggaagagagatcAACATCAGACtgactgttgccatggtgatggaTCAGACATTGTGCACGAGCTGGACGACTGCTTGGACCTGTTCACGTGA